GATGTTTCTTTATCTTACGATTTCAAAAACAGTAAACTTACAGATCTTGGAATTACATCTACTAAATTTAGTGTAATGGGAACTAATTTGGCATTATGGTCAGAAAGAAAAGGTATGGATCCTAGATTAAACAATTTAGGTACAAGATCAAACAACGGTCAGTCTTTAAATGTATATGGAGTAATGAGAACGATCTCATTTGGTTTAACAGTAAATTTCTAAGAACATGAAAAAATTATTAATTATAACAATGTCCTTGTTGGTACTTACAAGCTGTGAAAAAGATTTTCTTGACACACAGCCTGAATCAACAATCAATGACGAACAACTTGGAACATCTGCAGAAGCTAACAAAGCGATTATAGCAGGTATCTATTCAGCCCTTAGATCTTATGGTCTATCTATTCCTGGAAGTCACGAAGATTATGGCCACAAGTCAATTCTTGTTGCTACTGACATGATGTCTAACGACATGTTAATGACTAAATCTAGCTGGTATGGATCTTTCTATAACTACTTAGGAAGAACACAAACTAACTCAAGATCAAAATTAGCTTGGAGTATTTATTACCCTCAGATTAAAACTGCTAACACAGTTATCAACGCTATTCCAGCTGATACTGATGATGCTAGTTTAAAATCGTTAAGAGGACAAGCTTTAGCATTAAGAGGTTACTTTTATTTTATGTTAGCTCGTATGTATGGACCAACATACGTAGGAAATGAATCAAAATTATGTGTGCCTTTATATACAGATGTATCTTTAGAAGGTAAAGCAAGAGCTACAGTTGCTGAAGTTTACACTGTAATTGAAAAAGATTTAATTGATGCTGTTGAAGCTCTTGAAGGTTTTACACGTGCAAACAAAGATGGATTAGACCAATCTGTAGCACAAGCATTTTTAGCTGATGTTTACTTAGAAGAAGGTAAATATGCACTAGCAGCTACTTTGGCACATGAAGCTAGACAAGGTTATACTTTACTTAATGAAACTGATTGGAGCAATGGTTTCTACGATATCACTACAGGTGGTGAAACAATGTGGGGAGCAAACATAACCTCTGCACAAAGTACGTTCGTAGCAAGTTTCTTTGGTCATTTCGATAATACAAACGATTCAGGATATGCTGGAGGTTTACAAATCTTTAAAAATATCGACGTACGTCTTTATAATAGTATTTCTGCAACTGATTACAGAAAAAAAGCGTTTGTACCAGTAACTGGAAACCCTCTTTATCCTGCATTACCTGCATATGCTAATACAAAGTTTAGAGACCCTACAGTAGATTCTGGAGATTACATCTACTTAAGATCTGCTTCTTTATACTACATTGAAGCTGAAGCTTTAGCAAGATCAGGAAATGAAGCAGGTGCTAAACAAGTTTTATATGATATCACTGTTACAAGAGATCCTGCTTATACATTATCTACTAATTCTGGTTCTGCTTTAATCAATGAAATCATTCTTCAAAAAAGAATTGAGTTATGGGGAGAAGGATATGCTTGGTTTGACATGAAACGTTTAGGAGTTGGTCTTGTTAGAGATTATCCTGGATCGAACCACGTTGCATTTGGAAAAAATAACTATGCAGCTGGCGCTAACGAATTCATCTTCCAAGTTCCACAAGCAGAAGTTGATGCTAATCCACTAATTGTACAAAGTCCACTATAATCTAAATTTAGATTAAGTCATACTTATAAGACTAAACCGCTCTGTTATTCAGAGCGGTTTTTTTATAGCAACATATTACCTATATTTGTCCCATGGAAAAAGAACATCAAATATTCGGCATTAGAGCCATTATAGAAGCAATTCAAGCAGGAAAAGAAGTAGACAAAGTCTTCATCCAAAAGGAAATTTCAAGTGAGTTAATGAAAGATTTAATGAAGGTCATGAAACGTGCTAACATTAATTTTTCTTATGTTCCTGTAGAAAAACTAAACCGTCTTACTCCTAATAATCATCAAGGTGCTGTCGCAACCATCTCCCCTATTGGTTTTATTGACTTAGAACATCTTGTTGAATCTACTATTGAATCTGGTAAAAAACCTTTGTTTTTAATATTAGACCAAATCTCTGATGCCAGAAATTTTGGTGCAATCATCAGAACAGCAGAATGTACAGGCGTAAACGGAATTATTATTCAAAAAGCGGGTTCGGCACCTGTAAACGGAGATACGGTTAAAACATCTGCGGGAGCTGTATTTAATGTGCCAATCTGTAAAGTTGAACATATTAAAGATGCTATTTTCTATTTGCAAGGTTCCGGAATTAAAACAGTTGCCGCAACCGAAAAGACAGATCAAAATATTTATGATGTTTCTTTAGCTGATCCCGTTGCAATAATTATGGGTTCAGAAGATCGAGGAATAAATCCTTCTGTCTTGAAAATAGTAGATGAAAAAGCAAAACTACCTATGTTTGGTAGTATAGGATCACTAAATGTTTCTGTTGCCTGCGGTGCATTTTTATACGAAACTGTCCGCCAGAGAAGTTAAATTGGGTTGAGAATAAAGATTAGAATGAATAATTAAAAACTTTAATTAATGCTTTCAAAATCTAATCCGATAAAAACAATTAATATAGTTCGATGTCTGTTTGTAATTTTAATAATTACAAACAGCTATGGACAAAGCTCTACCTATAATCAATTTTGGAATGAAATTCAGTTTACTAGAACCATAAGCGAAAAATGGGCCACTGAAATAGATTTAGGAGCAACATACAGCAGTACTGAATCTTCTTCTAATTTGTTCGCCAACACAATTCAAAGGTCAGTTAGAGGCTGGGGACATTATTACTTTTCTCCCAGATGGAAATTTTCTTCTTTCATTGCATACTTTAACAATAGAGACGTTCCCGAAATAGGACAATTTGAATCTCCCGAATGGCGATTTGCTCTTCAAGGAATTTACTATTTCCATAAAACTGGCTACACTTTAAGCACAAGAATGCGAATCGAATTTCGCCACATGAGAAATCAAGATGGAGACTATGAAAATGTTTTCCGTTATCGTCAACAGATTAAATATCTACAACCAATAAACAGTAAAGTTTTAAGAGAAGGTGTTATATATGCAGTAGCTTCAGATGAAATATACTTAAAATCTGGTGCAAAGGTTACAGGAGAAAGTTTCTTCGACCGCAATAGATTTAATGTAGGTGCAGGATATTTGTTTTCAGATGATATTCAGGTTGAACTTACTTACTGTAACGAATTTTTACCACGCAACAACGGAAATCAAACTACAAACGCCGCCTCTTTAACTATTAGTTTCAATAATCTACTCGAAAGCGTCAAGAAGAAAATGGCCAGCAAACATAATCATGAAATAAAAGATGAAGAATAATCTACTTTTCTTTCTCTTTTAAAAAACATAAAAGCTGCTCTCTTATAGCATTTTTATGAAGCTTAAAATTATAGCTTCGCACAAACTCTGTTCCTTTCATATTAATTTCAGCAGTAACTGCTTCGTAGTTTGAGAAAGCATTTAAATCTTTTTCATCAATTAAGTAAAGAACTTGCATAATAGAATCATTTCTTCGGTATAGCGTATCGTAATGTGCCAGCTTATAAGTATTATTATCCGCAAGATGAATAATTAAATCATCTTTTATCTTTTTACCAATTTTCTTATCCGGAAATGGAGTTGGCTGCAATGCTACAAAATAATGTTCTTTGTCTGTAACAATATTAATTTTCAAAGATTTTGACTTAGTCGTATAAAACACAGCTGGTTCAAAATAGTACAGCATGCTACCATCAGCCTGAACCCTGTTTTTAATTTCGCATTGTGCACTAGCTTTAGTGTTAAAAATAAAACACAAGAACAAAATACACATCTTTATTTTACTCATAACCCTAGAGATTAAATTGTTACAAAAACAAATTTACTGATTTAATCTCAAAGAAACATTAATCTAAATTTCTCCTTCGGATTCTATTTTTCTTGTTACAATATAATTTACCTGATGACTTGAGGAAAAATAATCCAATTGATCTTCCTCTTGTTCAGGCGTACTATTTACAAAATTTCCGTTTTCGTCAAAATGCTTCATAAAAGGATCTGTAGCTGGATCAAAATCTGGTCGCTGCCAATCATAAACAATAGGCTTTGCATATTCTGGCGCTTTATAAAACAATGTCAGGACAAAACCAGTAATAAGACCTGCCAAATGTCCTTCCCAAGAAATAGATTGATCTACATCTGGAAAAACATACCATATCATACCGCCATAAAGCAAAATCACTGTTAGCGATAAAGCCACTAATCTATAATAACGCGTCTGGATTCCTTTAAAAAAAATAAAACTTACCAAAACATAAATCAATCCGCTCGCTCCAATATGAAAATTTTCACGTCCTAGAATCCAGGTAATTAATCCCGAAAGCAAAATACCATAGCCAATTACTCCAAATGTCTGCTTGGGATAAAAAAACTGGATTGCTGTCAATAATATCAAAAGCGGAATACTATTATTATAAAGATGATCTAAATTTTCATGGATAAAAGGACTAAATAAAACACCTCTTAAGCCCACTATATCTCGAGGATAAATTCCGTATTGATAAAAATCAAAATCGAAACGAATCTGGAGCCAATATACTACCCATAATAAAAGGACAAAAAATAAGGGAAGCGCAATAACTGAATTGGAAAATTTAAAGCTGGTATCGTTCATATTTTTCTAAATAACCATTATAAGAACTCAAAAAACTATCCAAAAATATTTTACTGATATTTTGTCATAGTCGATCCATTCAAATTTTGTCTCAGATTGTAACAATCCACTCGAAACATCCATTGTTTTAACTTCTAATGGATAAAATCTAAAACTAAAAACTGTAATTTTGTAAAATGGAAGCACCGTTAGCAGAGCGCATTCGTCCGCAAAAATTAGAGGATTATATTAGTCAGCAGCATTTAGTTGGTCCAACAGGATCTTTAACACAGCAAATTTCAAGGGGAATAATTCCTTCTTTGATTTTTTGGGGACCTCCTGGCACAGGAAAAACAACACTTGCCCAAATTATTTCACAAGAATCAAAACGGCCGTTTTATATTTTAAGTGCCATTAATTCTGGTGTTAAAGATATTCGCGACGTTATAGAAAAAGCAAAACAAAGCGGCGGTCTTTTTACTGCCAAAAATCCAATACTTTTTATTGACGAGATTCACCGTTTCAGCAAATCACAGCAAGATTCACTTTTAGCTGCAGTCGAAAAAGGCTGGATAACTTTGGTTGGTGCCACAACAGAAAATCCCAGTTTTGAAGTGATTCCTGCACTATTGTCACGCTGTCAAGTTTATATCTTAAATGCTTTTACAAAAGACGATTTAGAGGCTCTATTAAAGCGAGCAATGAAAACCGACACTTATTTATTGACAAAAAATATAAATCTAAAGGAAACCGAAGCTTTATTACGTCTTTCTGGCGGTGATGGAAGAAAACTTCTCAATATTTTTGAACTTGTCATCAATGCTTCTGAAGGAGATGATATCACAATTACTAATGAACGTGTTTTAGAATTAGTACAGCAGAATACTGTACTTTATGACAAAACAGGCGAACAGCATTATGATATTATTTCTGCTTTTATAAAATCTATTCGAGGGAGCGATCCAAATGGGGCTGTTTATTGGCTTGCTAGAATGATCGAAGGCGGCGAGGATGTTAAATTTATTGCAAGAAGAATGTTAATCCTATCAAGTGAAGATATTGGAAATGCCAATCCAACTGCTTTTATAATGGCAAACAATACTTTTCAGGCGGTTACTACAATTGGATATCCAGAAAGCCGCATTATTTTAAGTCAGTGTGCGATCTATCTTGCAACATCTCCCAAAAGCAATGCCTCCTATATGGCAATTGGAAATGCGCAGCAATTGGTCAAACAAACGGGAGATTTACCAGTTCCAATTCATTTACGAAATGCTCCAACCAAATTAATGAAAGAACTTGGTTATGGCGATGAATACAAATACTCGCACGATTATGCGAATAATTTTGCAGAACAAGAGTTCTTACCAGATGCCATAAAGGAAACGGTTCTTTATAATCCTGGAAGCAATTCTAGAGAGAACAGCAACCGAGAATTTTTAAAGAACCGTTGGAAAGATAAATACGGATATTAGACCGCATTTTATATTTAGAATTTCACAGTAATTTTTTCTGAAACCAATTTGTCATTTTGGTAAGATTCAAAATACCATTGACCATCTGGTTTTAAGATTAAAGAACCTTGTACATTATCTTTTATAGCAATATAGACATTTGACTGGGAAGTCTTAAGAAGTTTCATTACTACTTTTGGAGTTTTATCAATTAACTGATAACCTGACTCTGTAGGCTGTGCATACAATAAGTTTGGATCTTTTAAATCTGGCGATGGACTAGACGCTGCAACTTGAGTTGCTGCAACTGGCGTCGCTGCCGCTAAAGTTTCAGCAGTAATCTTTGCTGGTGCTTGTGCTGTAGTTCTAGTAACTACTACAGGATTTCCGCTATATTTGTAATGCAATGCAATAACAGATTTAAAAGCATTATCAAGCGACTCTTTATAAGCTAAATCATAATCTTTCTCTTTGCTTCTTCCAACTTCAGAAGTAAAAACAACCTGATTGAAACAATCTTTAAGCTGCACAAAAAGTTTAGTTACTAAAAAAGCATTATCTTTTACTACATCAATATACAAAACCTGACAGCGATCAGTATATCCATCAGGAAGTTGTTCATTGCTGTAATAGGCTTCAAAACCAGCTTTAGTTAAATTTTGTTTAGTCAAAGTTGCTAAACGATATTGATTATCGGTTTTCATAAAATCATACTTCAAAGGTATAATTACGGCTTTGTAATCATTAACAGACTGCGCAAATCCAACAACTGAACATAAAAGTGCAGTAAGTAAAAATTTAATCTTCATCATTATAAATATTTTTTTAGTTCTAATAAATGGTTAATTTGTTTATAATTTCCAGAAACATCCAGCCTTCTTTCATTAAAATAAATAGCATCCAAACCTGCATTTAATGCTCCAGTTACATCGGCTTCAAAATCATCTCCGATCATTACACTATTTTCTTTTGAAGTTTTGGCTAATTTTAATGCGTAATCAAATATAATACTATTTGGCTTTTTAACACCTGCTAACTCCGAATTTGTTATAGTGCTAAAATAACTTCCTAATGAAGCATTATTAATTTTCTTTTCTTGTACGCCCGCAAATCCGTTGGTAATAATATGCAGTTTATATTTTGGTTTTAAATATTCTAGAACTTCAATAGCTCCATCAAAAAGATAATTATTATCGGTCAAAAATTCAATATAATCATTGGCGATTGCTAAAATATTTTCTTCCGAAATCACATAATTTAAAGCGTCAAAAGAAAACTTCAGTCGATTAAAACGTAACTCCTGATGTGTGATTTTATCATTCTGATACAATCTCCAGCACTCTTGATTTATTGGAATATATTCTTTTATAAAATCCTCAGTAATAATTTCTTGGTATTTACTTTTAAAAATTTTATCAAAAGCCATTTGTGAATTCTTATCAAAATCCCAAAGCGTATGGTCTAAGTCAAAAAAGACATCTGTAATTGTGGTATTCATGTGTTAAAAAATTCCTTCATCTACAAAACTATAATATTTTGATTCAGTAATAATCAAATGGTCTAAAACTTTAACATCTAAAATTTCCCCTGCCTCTTTAATTTTCTTCGTGATTTGTTTATCTGCATTACTTGGCTTTAAATCTCCTGAGGGATGATTATGACACAAAATCAAACCTGTAGCTCCGTTTTCTAATGCTAATTTAAAAATCAATCGCATATCTACAACTGTTCCCGCAATACCTCCTTTACTTAATTGTGATTTAGAAATTACCTTGTTTGAATTATTAAGAAAAAGCACCCAAAATTCTTCATGCGGAAGTTCGCCAATTATAGGCTGCATTATTTCAAATACCGCTTTACTTGAAGTTATTCTTTTTAATACTAAAACATCTTCTGCTCTCTGTCTTCTCCCCAACTCTAATGCAGAAACAATTGAAACTGCTTTTGCTTCACCTATCCCTTTAAACTTCATTAACTGTGAAATAGACATTTTACCTAAAGCATTTAGATTTTTTGCTGTAGCCAAAATTCTTTGACTTAATGCAACTGCCGATTCATTTCGGCTTCCAGAACCAATTAAAATCGCCAATAATTCGGCATCACTCAAAGCATCTCTGCCTTTTTTCATTAATTTTTCGCGAGGTTTGTCATCATCTGACCAATCTCTTATAGCGAAATGCCCTTCATCCATAATCACATCATATAAAAAGCGAATATATACAAAAAGAAGAAAAACCTTTCAAATAAATGCAATCGATTTTAATTTTTATTAACTTTAAAAATAAAAAGTACTAAAATGAAATTCCAAATCTGAAATTTCAAATTCCAATCAAAAAAAAGCCGATTGTCTGAAACAATCGGCCCATTATCTAATTTTCAAATTGATTAATTCTCTAATTAATCAATCCTTTCACATCATCAAAATTTAACCCGCCGTAATTTCCAGAACTCATTAATAAAAGTGCCGAATTATCTAAATTTAAGTTGAATAAATATTCTTTAAATTCAGTTGGATTTGTATAAATGATTAAATCTTTTCTGTTAAATGCTGTAGCAATCTGTTCATAAGTTACTTCTTCTAACTGTTTTATTTTCACAGCATCTGGAGAGTAGAAAACAACGGCAACATCTGCATATTCTAAAGCGCCTTCATATTCTTTTAAGAATTCGGCATTTAAACTGCTGTACGTATGCAATTCCAAACAAGCTACTAAAGTTCTATTTGGATATTGTTCTTTAACTGCTTTTGTTGTAGCTGCAACTTTACTTGGCGAATGCGCAAAATCTTTATAGGCTACTTTTCCTTTTCCTTCAGCAATTTTTTCTAAACGTTTTGAAGCTCCTTTAAAACTTGCGATTGCCTCGTAAAAATCAGCTTCGTCAACTCCCATATTTTGGCAGATCCATTTGGCTCCAGCTAAATTATTTAAGTTATGCGCACCAAAAACTTCAATTGGCATATCGCCTTCTGGAGTTTTTAATAAAGTTACACCATCACTTACAGAATATTCTGGAGTTGAATACGCAATTTTTCTAATTGGATTTGTTGCTGCTTCAGAAACACGTTTTACTTCTGGATCATTTTCATTATAAACTAAAATACCTCCGTTAGTAATTTTTGCAATGAAAATCTCAAACTGCTCTACATAATTCTCGTACGTTGGAAAAACGTTAATATGATCCCAAGCAATTCCAGAAATCAAGGCAATATTGGGCTGATACAAATGAAATTTAGGGCGTCTGTCAATTGGAGAAGACAAATATTCGTCACCTTCCAAAACCATAAAATCATTTTCTTCCGTTAAGTGAACCATTGTATCAAAGCCTTCCAATTGTGCACCAACCATGTAATCAACTGCAATATTATGGTAATGCATCACGTGCAAAATCATCGAAGTAATAGTCGTTTTTCCGTGAGAACCACCAATTACAACACGAGTTTTATTTTTTGACTGTTCATATAAAAATTCAGGATAGGAATAAATTTTTAATCCCAATTCCTGTGCTTTCAATAATTCCGGATTATCTGCTTTTGCGTGCATTCCAAGAATGATTGCATCAATATCAGCAGTAATTTTTTCTGGAAACCATCCTAATTCAGCTGGTAAAATTCCCTTTTTCTCTAATCTTGATTTTGATGGTTCAAAGATAGCGTCATCGCTTCCTGTAACCTGATATCCTTTGTTATGTAGTGCTAATGCTAAGTTGTGCATTGCGCTTCCGCCAATGGCAATGAAATGTGTTTTCATTTAGAATCTCTATTTTATGCTTCGAATTTTCGTT
This portion of the Flavobacterium panacagri genome encodes:
- a CDS encoding DUF2490 domain-containing protein, producing MLSKSNPIKTINIVRCLFVILIITNSYGQSSTYNQFWNEIQFTRTISEKWATEIDLGATYSSTESSSNLFANTIQRSVRGWGHYYFSPRWKFSSFIAYFNNRDVPEIGQFESPEWRFALQGIYYFHKTGYTLSTRMRIEFRHMRNQDGDYENVFRYRQQIKYLQPINSKVLREGVIYAVASDEIYLKSGAKVTGESFFDRNRFNVGAGYLFSDDIQVELTYCNEFLPRNNGNQTTNAASLTISFNNLLESVKKKMASKHNHEIKDEE
- a CDS encoding rhomboid family intramembrane serine protease, which codes for MNDTSFKFSNSVIALPLFFVLLLWVVYWLQIRFDFDFYQYGIYPRDIVGLRGVLFSPFIHENLDHLYNNSIPLLILLTAIQFFYPKQTFGVIGYGILLSGLITWILGRENFHIGASGLIYVLVSFIFFKGIQTRYYRLVALSLTVILLYGGMIWYVFPDVDQSISWEGHLAGLITGFVLTLFYKAPEYAKPIVYDWQRPDFDPATDPFMKHFDENGNFVNSTPEQEEDQLDYFSSSHQVNYIVTRKIESEGEI
- the radC gene encoding RadC family protein, translating into MDEGHFAIRDWSDDDKPREKLMKKGRDALSDAELLAILIGSGSRNESAVALSQRILATAKNLNALGKMSISQLMKFKGIGEAKAVSIVSALELGRRQRAEDVLVLKRITSSKAVFEIMQPIIGELPHEEFWVLFLNNSNKVISKSQLSKGGIAGTVVDMRLIFKLALENGATGLILCHNHPSGDLKPSNADKQITKKIKEAGEILDVKVLDHLIITESKYYSFVDEGIF
- the rlmB gene encoding 23S rRNA (guanosine(2251)-2'-O)-methyltransferase RlmB, which encodes MEKEHQIFGIRAIIEAIQAGKEVDKVFIQKEISSELMKDLMKVMKRANINFSYVPVEKLNRLTPNNHQGAVATISPIGFIDLEHLVESTIESGKKPLFLILDQISDARNFGAIIRTAECTGVNGIIIQKAGSAPVNGDTVKTSAGAVFNVPICKVEHIKDAIFYLQGSGIKTVAATEKTDQNIYDVSLADPVAIIMGSEDRGINPSVLKIVDEKAKLPMFGSIGSLNVSVACGAFLYETVRQRS
- a CDS encoding YjjG family noncanonical pyrimidine nucleotidase; translation: MNTTITDVFFDLDHTLWDFDKNSQMAFDKIFKSKYQEIITEDFIKEYIPINQECWRLYQNDKITHQELRFNRLKFSFDALNYVISEENILAIANDYIEFLTDNNYLFDGAIEVLEYLKPKYKLHIITNGFAGVQEKKINNASLGSYFSTITNSELAGVKKPNSIIFDYALKLAKTSKENSVMIGDDFEADVTGALNAGLDAIYFNERRLDVSGNYKQINHLLELKKYL
- a CDS encoding UDP-N-acetylmuramate--L-alanine ligase, with translation MKTHFIAIGGSAMHNLALALHNKGYQVTGSDDAIFEPSKSRLEKKGILPAELGWFPEKITADIDAIILGMHAKADNPELLKAQELGLKIYSYPEFLYEQSKNKTRVVIGGSHGKTTITSMILHVMHYHNIAVDYMVGAQLEGFDTMVHLTEENDFMVLEGDEYLSSPIDRRPKFHLYQPNIALISGIAWDHINVFPTYENYVEQFEIFIAKITNGGILVYNENDPEVKRVSEAATNPIRKIAYSTPEYSVSDGVTLLKTPEGDMPIEVFGAHNLNNLAGAKWICQNMGVDEADFYEAIASFKGASKRLEKIAEGKGKVAYKDFAHSPSKVAATTKAVKEQYPNRTLVACLELHTYSSLNAEFLKEYEGALEYADVAVVFYSPDAVKIKQLEEVTYEQIATAFNRKDLIIYTNPTEFKEYLFNLNLDNSALLLMSSGNYGGLNFDDVKGLIN
- a CDS encoding RagB/SusD family nutrient uptake outer membrane protein — its product is MKKLLIITMSLLVLTSCEKDFLDTQPESTINDEQLGTSAEANKAIIAGIYSALRSYGLSIPGSHEDYGHKSILVATDMMSNDMLMTKSSWYGSFYNYLGRTQTNSRSKLAWSIYYPQIKTANTVINAIPADTDDASLKSLRGQALALRGYFYFMLARMYGPTYVGNESKLCVPLYTDVSLEGKARATVAEVYTVIEKDLIDAVEALEGFTRANKDGLDQSVAQAFLADVYLEEGKYALAATLAHEARQGYTLLNETDWSNGFYDITTGGETMWGANITSAQSTFVASFFGHFDNTNDSGYAGGLQIFKNIDVRLYNSISATDYRKKAFVPVTGNPLYPALPAYANTKFRDPTVDSGDYIYLRSASLYYIEAEALARSGNEAGAKQVLYDITVTRDPAYTLSTNSGSALINEIILQKRIELWGEGYAWFDMKRLGVGLVRDYPGSNHVAFGKNNYAAGANEFIFQVPQAEVDANPLIVQSPL
- a CDS encoding replication-associated recombination protein A, producing MEAPLAERIRPQKLEDYISQQHLVGPTGSLTQQISRGIIPSLIFWGPPGTGKTTLAQIISQESKRPFYILSAINSGVKDIRDVIEKAKQSGGLFTAKNPILFIDEIHRFSKSQQDSLLAAVEKGWITLVGATTENPSFEVIPALLSRCQVYILNAFTKDDLEALLKRAMKTDTYLLTKNINLKETEALLRLSGGDGRKLLNIFELVINASEGDDITITNERVLELVQQNTVLYDKTGEQHYDIISAFIKSIRGSDPNGAVYWLARMIEGGEDVKFIARRMLILSSEDIGNANPTAFIMANNTFQAVTTIGYPESRIILSQCAIYLATSPKSNASYMAIGNAQQLVKQTGDLPVPIHLRNAPTKLMKELGYGDEYKYSHDYANNFAEQEFLPDAIKETVLYNPGSNSRENSNREFLKNRWKDKYGY